The window GCTGTGGAAGGGCCCCCAGGACGACGCCGGGGTGATCGCCCTCGACCCCGGCCGGCTGCTGGGGGAGAGCATCGCCCCGCCGCGCGAGACACCGTTCCAGGTGAAGGTCAACCTCTGGTACGCCCCCGCCGGCACCGACTGCGCCATCCACAACCAGCACGACTTCATCGAGGTCCACACCCAGGTACTGGGCACCGGCCGGATGCAGAAGTTCACGGATCAGGACCACAGCACCCTCTACGAGGACGTGCTGATGAGTCCGGGCTACACGACCCCCGACCCGTTCTGCGACACCGCCCCCGACGGCACGTTCCGCTACCCCTGGCACCAGTACCGCGCCGACACCGACTGCGTCTGGCTCGCGGTCGAGTACCACGCTCCCGCCCCGACGCACTGACCCCGGCGCACCCCTCTTCTTCGCTTCTCGTACATCGCACACACCCACACCCCGGCCCTCCCGGGGCCGACCGAAACCTCTGAGGAGAACACCATGACCGCCAACGACGCCTCCAGCCTCCGCGCCCCGAAGTTCACCCCGGAACTGGTGGCCGACCAACTGCGCGACGGCTACTGGCTGGAGGCCCCGGACCTCGACAACGACAACAAGCCGGACCTGTTCGGCTACGGGCTGCGCCTGGGAGAGATCTACTGGTACCAGAACGACGACAAGTGGACCCGCCGCCTGGTCGCCGACAAGATCAAGATGCCGGTCGGCGCCGACTTCGCCGACGTCAGCGGCAACGGCCACTCCGACATCATCGTCTGCTACGACCTCTACGGGCCCATCGGCACCATCCACGACGCCAACACGTCCGGCGGCAAGATCGACTGGCTGGAGAACCCCGGCAGCCCGGACAAGGACGAGTCCCGCTGGAAGCGGCACTACGTGGGGCGCGCGACCGGAATGCACCGGCTGCGGGCCGGCTACTTCACCCAGACCGAGCGGCTGGAGATCATAGGCCTGCCGATTGTCGCCAAGGAGGACGTCCACGCGGTCCTGCCGATCGTCCTGTTCACCCAGCCCGACGACGTACACACAGCCGAGGAATGGCCGATGACGGTCATCGACGACAGCCACTTCCGCATGATTCACGGCGCGGAGAAGAAGAAGGGCCTGGTCCCCGGCTCCGAACTGGAGTCACTGCTGCTCGCCTCGGACGAGGGAGTCAGCTGGCTGCACTTCGACGAGGTCAAGAAGGAATGGGTCCGCAAGCTCATCGGCACCGGCGAGCTCACGCAGTTCGAGCAGACCGGCTTCCGCGGCAGCGGTGACCTCAACGCCGGGCGCATGGGCGACGACCCGATGGCGTACGTCGCCGCGGTCGAGCCGTTCCACGGCAACACGGTGGCCGTCTACACCAAGGCCACCGACGGGCCGGCCGGCGAGGTCGAGTGGAACCGCGTTCTGCTCGACGTGTACGGAGACCCCAACGAGAACGGCGAGGGCCCCGGGCACCAGATCGTCTGCGCCGACTTCGACGGCGACGGCGAGGACGAGTTCCTCGTGGCGCTGCGCGGGCCGTGGCCG is drawn from Streptomyces sp. NBC_00464 and contains these coding sequences:
- a CDS encoding FG-GAP repeat domain-containing protein, whose translation is MTANDASSLRAPKFTPELVADQLRDGYWLEAPDLDNDNKPDLFGYGLRLGEIYWYQNDDKWTRRLVADKIKMPVGADFADVSGNGHSDIIVCYDLYGPIGTIHDANTSGGKIDWLENPGSPDKDESRWKRHYVGRATGMHRLRAGYFTQTERLEIIGLPIVAKEDVHAVLPIVLFTQPDDVHTAEEWPMTVIDDSHFRMIHGAEKKKGLVPGSELESLLLASDEGVSWLHFDEVKKEWVRKLIGTGELTQFEQTGFRGSGDLNAGRMGDDPMAYVAAVEPFHGNTVAVYTKATDGPAGEVEWNRVLLDVYGDPNENGEGPGHQIVCADFDGDGEDEFLVALRGPWPWQGVMYYKAIDLKNGVWAKWRVSDDSVARIATADFNGDGRLDFATIAYSVQNYYVAKEAKLMVYRNEIDPQ